From the genome of Scytonema hofmannii PCC 7110, one region includes:
- a CDS encoding HAMP domain-containing protein, with translation MVAEQLTKENENLDLRQLLKTLSAVKKGDFSARMPIDQTGIAGKIADALNDVIEQNERLTAELQRIGNVVGKEGKITERATLGNVRGSWSACVDSLNTLITDLVQPTAETARVIRAVANGDLSQTIAPEIEGRPLKGEFLQTAQMVNTMVGQLNSFASEVTRVAREVGTEGKLGVQAEVPGVAGTWKDLTDSVNLMAGNLTAQVRNIAEVTTAVANGDLSKKITVDVKGEILELKNTINTMVDQLNSFASEVTRVAREVGIEGKLGVLAEVKGVAGTWKDLTESVNMMAGNLTAQVRNIAEVTTAVANGDLSKKITVNVKGEILELKNTVNIMVDQLNSFASEVTRVAREVGAEGKLGGQAQVPGVAGTWKDLTDSVNFMAGSLTAQVRNIAEVTTAVANGDLSKKITVDVKGEILELKNTINTMVDQLNSFASEVTRVAREVGTEGKLGVQADVQGVAGTWKDLTDSVNMMAGNLTGQVRNIAEVATAIANGDLSKKITVDVKGEIFELKNTINIMVDQLSSFASEVTRVAREVGSEGKLGVQADVRGVAGTWKDLTDSVNFMAGSLTAQVRNIAEVTTAVANGDLSKKITVDVRGEILELKNTINTMVDQLNSFAGEVTRVAREVGAEGKLGVQAEVKGVAGTWKDLTDSVNFMAGNLTAQVRNIAEVTTAVANGDLSKKITVDVKGEILELKNTINIMVDQLSSFASEVTRVAREVGTEGKLGVQAEVKGVAGTWKDLTGAVNMMAGNLTDQVRNIAEVATAIANGDLSKKITVQVKGEILELKNTMNIMVDQLNSFASEVTRVAREVGSEGKLGVQADVRGVAGTWKDLTDSVNFMAGSLTAQVRNIAAVTTAVANGDLSKKITVDVKGEILELKNTINTMVDQLNSFASEVTRVAREVGTEGKLGVQAQVPGVAGTWKDLTDSVNSMAGSLTSQVRNIAEVTTAVANGDLSKKITVDVKGEILELKNTINTMVDQLNSFASEVTRVAREVGTEGKLGVQAYVKGVAGTWKDLTDNVNLMAGNLTAQVRNIAEVTKAVANGDLSKKITVDVRGEILDLKNTINTMVDQLSSFASEVTRVAREVGTEGKLGGQAQVTGVAGTWKDLTDNVNSMAGNLTAQVRGIARVVTAVANGDLKRKLMLDAKGEIETLAETINEMIDTLATFANQVTTVAREVGIEGKLGGQAKVPGAAGTWKDLTDNVNELAATLTTQLRAIAEVATAVTKGDLTRSISVEALGEVAILKDNINQMIANLRETTQKNTEQDWLKTNLAKFTRMLQGQRDLETVSKLILSELAPLVGASHGVFYIMESLEDNPFLKLLSSYAYRERKHLANRFLLGEGLVGQCALEKERILLTEIPQDYIKIGSGLGEAAPLNVVVLPVLFEGQVTAVIELASFRRFSEIHLTFFDQLTESIAIVLNTIAASMRTEELLKQSQSLAQELQAQQNELRETNKRLEQQAQTLKASEELLKKQQEELQQTNAELEEKAELLALQNKEVERKNQEIEFARRSLEEKAEQLALSSKYKSEFLANMSHELRTPLNSLLILAKLLSDNVGGNLTDKQVEYSRTIFSSGNDLLALINDILDLAKIESGTMSIDVDQMLFTELHQHIERTFSQIAADKNLSFNIELAAGLPRSIHTDAKRLQQVLKNLLANAFKFTERGEVRLRMFVATQGWTYDHESLNRAQTVIGFAVSDTGIGIANEKQKIIFEAFQQADGTTSRKYGGTGLGLSISREITRLLGGEIKLVSRLGEGSTFTLYLPQARGYEDSLIWRHGDTVSSSSPSGVTNRANPLPQSDSSQDVTSSHRLLPSSPNSSSWELPFIPTPTSTLSSSLNSHSLPTPNSPIANPLIDDRGNIEEGDRLLLIIEDDLNFGRILLDLARQQGFKCIVAANGSTGLALAQQFQPAAIILDIRLPGMDGWTVLDRLKHDLKTRHIPVHIMTVEEGRQRGLQLGAIAYLQKPVSSEALHQALNRIKGFVERRVKSLLVVEDDDTQRQSIVELIGNSDVATTAVKTGTEALEAIRNKHFDCLVLDLGLPDMTGFELIEKIKQHPNGEALPIIIYTARELSRAEETQLRRLAETIIVKDVRSPERLLDETALFLHRVQAELPAPTQQILEKLQNSDPLLVTKKVLIIDDDVRNIFALTSMLERYQMQVLYAENGRDGIELLQKTPDIDVVLMDVMMPGMDGYETTRLIRQDSKYKSLPIVALTAKAMQGDREKCIESGASDYITKPVDTEQLLSLLRVWLYR, from the coding sequence ATGGTTGCGGAACAGTTAACAAAAGAAAACGAGAATTTAGATCTAAGACAGCTATTGAAAACACTCTCAGCTGTTAAAAAAGGCGACTTTTCTGCTCGTATGCCTATAGATCAGACGGGTATAGCAGGAAAAATAGCTGACGCCCTCAACGATGTGATTGAACAAAATGAGCGGTTAACAGCAGAACTACAACGCATTGGTAATGTTGTTGGGAAAGAAGGTAAAATTACCGAAAGAGCAACCCTTGGTAATGTACGAGGTTCTTGGTCAGCTTGTGTTGATTCTCTCAATACTCTAATTACAGATTTAGTTCAGCCAACAGCAGAAACTGCGCGTGTTATCCGGGCTGTGGCAAATGGTGACTTATCCCAAACTATTGCACCAGAAATTGAAGGTAGACCTCTCAAAGGAGAGTTCCTGCAAACTGCCCAAATGGTTAATACCATGGTGGGGCAGTTAAACTCTTTTGCTTCTGAGGTGACGCGGGTAGCCCGTGAGGTGGGTACTGAAGGGAAACTGGGGGTACAGGCGGAAGTTCCAGGGGTGGCTGGAACTTGGAAGGACTTGACTGATAGCGTGAATTTAATGGCAGGAAATTTGACAGCTCAAGTCCGTAATATTGCGGAAGTGACGACGGCAGTGGCAAATGGTGACTTATCGAAGAAAATTACTGTTGATGTCAAAGGGGAAATTTTAGAACTGAAAAACACCATCAACACGATGGTAGACCAACTCAACTCCTTTGCTTCTGAGGTGACGCGGGTTGCTCGTGAGGTGGGTATTGAAGGAAAACTGGGTGTTCTAGCTGAGGTCAAAGGTGTTGCGGGGACTTGGAAGGATTTAACAGAGTCGGTCAATATGATGGCGGGGAATTTAACCGCTCAGGTACGTAATATTGCGGAAGTGACGACGGCGGTGGCAAATGGTGACCTGTCGAAGAAAATCACTGTTAATGTCAAAGGGGAAATTTTAGAGTTGAAGAACACGGTCAACATCATGGTAGACCAACTCAACTCTTTTGCAAGTGAGGTAACTAGGGTTGCGCGAGAAGTAGGTGCTGAAGGAAAACTGGGAGGTCAAGCTCAAGTCCCTGGGGTGGCTGGAACTTGGAAGGACTTGACCGATAGCGTGAATTTCATGGCAGGAAGTTTAACTGCTCAGGTACGTAATATTGCGGAAGTGACAACGGCGGTGGCAAATGGTGACTTGTCTAAGAAAATCACTGTTGATGTCAAAGGCGAGATTTTGGAGTTGAAGAACACGATCAACACGATGGTGGATCAGTTAAACTCTTTTGCTTCGGAGGTCACTAGGGTGGCGCGAGAAGTGGGTACGGAAGGTAAACTCGGCGTACAAGCAGATGTACAGGGTGTTGCAGGTACCTGGAAGGATTTGACGGACAGCGTCAATATGATGGCAGGGAATTTGACAGGGCAAGTGCGTAATATTGCGGAGGTGGCAACGGCGATCGCAAACGGTGACTTGTCGAAGAAAATTACTGTAGATGTGAAAGGGGAGATTTTTGAACTCAAAAACACCATCAATATCATGGTGGATCAGTTGAGTTCTTTTGCATCCGAGGTCACCAGGGTTGCAAGAGAAGTAGGTTCGGAAGGTAAACTCGGCGTACAAGCGGATGTGAGGGGAGTTGCGGGAACTTGGAAGGACTTGACCGACAGTGTAAACTTTATGGCGGGAAGCTTAACCGCCCAAGTGCGAAACATTGCGGAAGTCACGACAGCGGTGGCGAACGGTGACCTGTCTAAGAAAATTACCGTAGATGTGAGAGGGGAAATTTTAGAGCTGAAGAATACCATCAACACCATGGTGGATCAACTCAACTCCTTTGCAGGTGAAGTCACGAGGGTGGCTCGTGAAGTGGGAGCAGAAGGGAAACTTGGCGTCCAAGCTGAGGTGAAGGGAGTTGCCGGAACCTGGAAGGATTTGACCGACAGCGTCAACTTTATGGCAGGAAATTTGACAGCCCAGGTACGTAATATCGCGGAAGTGACAACGGCAGTGGCAAACGGTGACCTGTCTAAGAAAATTACCGTGGATGTGAAAGGGGAAATTTTGGAGTTGAAGAACACTATTAACATTATGGTGGATCAACTGAGTTCCTTTGCATCCGAGGTTACCAGGGTTGCACGAGAGGTGGGTACTGAAGGGAAACTCGGCGTACAAGCTGAAGTGAAAGGAGTCGCAGGGACTTGGAAAGACCTCACAGGTGCGGTGAATATGATGGCGGGAAACCTCACCGACCAAGTGCGGAATATTGCAGAAGTCGCAACTGCGATCGCAAACGGTGACCTGTCCAAGAAAATTACAGTACAGGTGAAAGGTGAGATATTAGAACTGAAGAACACTATGAACATCATGGTGGATCAGTTGAACTCCTTTGCGTCTGAGGTGACGCGGGTTGCACGAGAAGTAGGTTCCGAAGGAAAACTCGGCGTACAAGCGGATGTGAGGGGAGTCGCCGGAACTTGGAAGGACTTGACCGATAGCGTGAACTTTATGGCGGGAAGCTTAACCGCCCAAGTACGGAATATTGCTGCAGTGACGACAGCAGTAGCAAACGGTGACTTGTCCAAGAAAATTACTGTAGATGTGAAAGGCGAGATATTAGAACTCAAGAACACCATCAACACAATGGTGGATCAGTTAAACTCCTTTGCGTCGGAGGTTACTAGGGTTGCGCGAGAGGTGGGTACGGAAGGTAAACTTGGCGTACAAGCCCAAGTACCGGGAGTTGCAGGAACCTGGAAAGATTTGACCGATTCGGTAAACTCAATGGCGGGAAGTTTAACTTCCCAAGTGAGGAACATTGCAGAAGTCACAACAGCAGTGGCAAACGGTGACTTATCCAAGAAAATTACTGTAGATGTGAAAGGCGAGATATTAGAACTCAAGAACACCATCAACACAATGGTGGATCAGTTAAACTCCTTTGCATCGGAGGTCACCAGGGTAGCACGAGAGGTGGGTACGGAAGGTAAACTCGGCGTACAAGCTTACGTGAAAGGTGTTGCTGGGACTTGGAAAGATTTGACCGACAACGTGAATTTGATGGCGGGTAACCTGACGGCGCAGGTGCGGAACATCGCGGAAGTGACAAAAGCGGTGGCAAATGGTGACTTATCTAAGAAAATTACCGTTGATGTGAGAGGTGAAATTCTAGATTTGAAAAACACCATCAACACAATGGTTGACCAACTCAGTTCCTTTGCATCTGAGGTAACTAGGGTTGCGCGAGAGGTGGGTACGGAAGGGAAACTTGGCGGTCAAGCACAAGTCACGGGTGTTGCAGGTACTTGGAAAGATTTGACCGACAATGTAAACTCAATGGCGGGGAACTTAACAGCACAAGTGCGAGGAATTGCGCGAGTTGTGACAGCCGTTGCAAACGGTGACTTGAAACGCAAACTGATGCTTGATGCTAAGGGGGAAATTGAAACCCTCGCAGAAACTATCAACGAAATGATTGACACCCTAGCAACCTTTGCCAATCAGGTGACTACCGTAGCCCGTGAGGTGGGGATTGAAGGGAAATTGGGAGGTCAAGCGAAGGTACCTGGTGCGGCGGGAACCTGGAAAGATTTGACGGATAATGTAAATGAACTGGCTGCAACTCTGACAACTCAGTTAAGAGCGATCGCAGAAGTCGCAACTGCAGTAACGAAAGGTGACTTAACGCGTTCGATTTCCGTGGAAGCATTGGGTGAGGTCGCAATCCTGAAAGACAACATCAACCAGATGATTGCGAACTTACGAGAAACAACCCAAAAGAACACCGAACAAGACTGGTTGAAGACGAACCTAGCCAAGTTCACCCGAATGCTACAAGGTCAGCGAGACTTAGAAACAGTATCCAAGTTAATTCTTTCAGAGTTAGCACCACTAGTAGGAGCATCTCACGGCGTCTTCTATATTATGGAAAGCTTAGAAGACAATCCATTCTTGAAGCTATTAAGTAGTTATGCTTACCGAGAACGCAAACACCTTGCCAACCGCTTCCTCCTTGGTGAAGGCTTGGTAGGACAGTGCGCTTTGGAAAAAGAACGCATTCTGCTGACAGAAATACCCCAGGACTATATTAAGATTGGTTCTGGTTTGGGTGAAGCAGCCCCACTCAATGTTGTCGTTTTGCCTGTCCTATTTGAAGGACAAGTCACAGCAGTGATTGAACTCGCATCATTCCGACGCTTTAGTGAAATTCACCTGACTTTCTTCGACCAACTGACCGAAAGCATTGCAATTGTATTAAATACCATTGCAGCTAGCATGCGAACTGAAGAGTTACTCAAGCAATCGCAGTCTTTGGCACAGGAGTTACAAGCACAGCAAAACGAACTCAGGGAGACAAACAAGCGCTTGGAACAACAAGCCCAAACCCTAAAAGCTTCCGAAGAATTACTGAAAAAGCAGCAAGAAGAGTTACAACAAACTAACGCCGAACTCGAAGAAAAAGCAGAGTTGTTAGCGTTACAGAACAAAGAAGTTGAACGCAAAAATCAAGAAATTGAATTTGCAAGGCGTTCTTTGGAAGAAAAAGCAGAACAACTCGCCCTGTCCTCAAAATATAAATCAGAGTTTTTGGCAAATATGTCCCATGAATTGCGGACACCACTCAATAGCTTGTTGATTTTGGCGAAGCTGTTATCAGATAATGTTGGAGGTAATTTAACCGATAAACAAGTCGAATACAGCCGCACAATTTTCTCCTCTGGTAACGACCTGTTAGCGTTAATCAATGACATTCTGGATCTGGCGAAAATTGAATCTGGGACTATGTCAATTGATGTAGACCAAATGCTGTTTACAGAATTACACCAACATATTGAGCGAACCTTCAGTCAAATTGCGGCTGACAAAAACCTCAGTTTTAACATCGAACTCGCTGCTGGTCTTCCCAGAAGCATTCATACGGATGCCAAACGTTTGCAGCAAGTGTTGAAGAACCTGCTAGCCAATGCGTTCAAGTTTACTGAACGTGGAGAAGTTCGCTTGCGGATGTTTGTCGCAACTCAGGGATGGACTTACGACCACGAATCTTTGAATCGCGCCCAAACTGTCATAGGCTTTGCTGTGAGCGATACAGGTATTGGCATTGCTAATGAGAAGCAAAAGATAATTTTTGAGGCGTTTCAACAAGCAGATGGGACTACCAGTCGCAAATATGGTGGTACGGGATTGGGCTTATCAATTAGCCGGGAAATTACTCGGTTGTTGGGTGGGGAAATTAAACTTGTTAGCCGCCTGGGTGAGGGAAGTACCTTTACACTTTACTTACCCCAAGCAAGAGGATATGAGGACTCGTTAATATGGCGACACGGAGACACGGTCTCTTCATCGTCTCCCTCTGGAGTTACCAATCGAGCTAATCCCTTACCGCAAAGCGACTCATCCCAAGACGTGACTTCATCCCATCGTCTCCTCCCCTCATCTCCCAACTCCTCTTCTTGGGAACTCCCATTCATCCCCACTCCGACTTCTACGTTATCCTCCAGTCTTAACTCCCATTCACTTCCAACTCCCAATTCCCCAATAGCCAATCCCCTGATTGATGATCGGGGCAATATTGAAGAAGGCGATCGCTTACTGCTGATTATTGAAGATGACTTAAATTTTGGGCGCATTCTTTTAGACTTAGCACGGCAACAAGGATTTAAGTGTATCGTTGCTGCCAACGGTAGTACGGGGTTGGCTTTAGCACAGCAATTTCAGCCTGCTGCTATCATTTTGGATATCCGCTTACCGGGGATGGATGGTTGGACGGTACTCGACCGCTTAAAGCATGACCTCAAAACCCGTCATATTCCAGTGCATATTATGACAGTAGAGGAAGGACGGCAACGCGGCTTGCAACTAGGTGCAATTGCTTACTTACAAAAGCCGGTCAGTAGCGAAGCCTTGCATCAAGCGTTAAATAGGATAAAAGGTTTTGTAGAACGTCGAGTTAAGAGTTTGTTGGTAGTAGAAGATGATGATACCCAACGACAGAGCATTGTAGAATTGATTGGTAATAGTGATGTTGCCACCACTGCTGTGAAAACAGGAACTGAAGCGTTAGAAGCTATACGCAACAAACATTTTGATTGCCTTGTGCTCGATTTGGGATTACCCGATATGACGGGATTTGAACTCATCGAAAAAATTAAGCAACACCCCAATGGTGAAGCATTGCCAATTATTATCTATACCGCAAGAGAGTTAAGCCGCGCAGAAGAAACTCAACTTCGGCGCTTAGCAGAGACAATCATTGTCAAAGATGTACGTTCTCCTGAACGTCTCCTTGATGAAACTGCTTTGTTCCTACACAGAGTTCAAGCTGAATTGCCAGCACCAACGCAACAAATACTGGAAAAATTGCAAAATTCCGATCCCCTGCTTGTGACCAAAAAAGTTCTCAT